The proteins below are encoded in one region of Sedimentibacter sp. zth1:
- a CDS encoding BCCT family transporter, whose amino-acid sequence MNKKKKNYVFIISLILTAIIAIWSILFKNSFTVVSDKIFSILTVDFGWSYLLSVTGFVIFSIFIAFSKYGKIKLGADDSVPEYKTVSWFAMLFGAGMGVGLVFWGIAEPLSHFVAPLGMEGGTPEAADFAIRTSFTHWGIHPWATYSVIGLALAYFQYRKGKPALLSSIFEPLIGEKGVNGPLGKCIDILAIFATVAGVTTSLGLGVKQINSGINYLFGVPETLLIQIIIIVIFSVIYIWSAVAGVEKGIKKVSDMNLYLAFGLMVVAVIVGPRLAMIDSFTNGIGQYIGNFFGDSFYTNTYGDNDWVNEWRIFYWSWWIAWAPFVGAFIARISKGRTIREFILGVVIAPAIGSMVWFAIFGTLGIDLGIKGVLSTEILASITAAPETALFVVMEQYPLGSILSIISIVLICTFFVTSANSGTFVLSMLSSNGNLNPPNSKKIVWGVVQSSLAIGLLIAGGLKPLQTISIIAAFPFIFIMVFACISMVKALKQEQIK is encoded by the coding sequence ATCAATAAAAAAAAGAAAAATTATGTGTTTATTATTTCATTAATTTTAACTGCAATAATAGCAATTTGGTCCATTTTATTTAAAAATAGCTTCACAGTGGTTTCAGATAAAATATTTTCGATTTTAACTGTTGATTTTGGATGGAGTTATTTACTTTCTGTGACAGGCTTTGTTATCTTCAGTATTTTTATAGCATTTAGTAAGTACGGAAAAATAAAGCTTGGTGCAGATGATTCTGTTCCTGAATATAAAACTGTTTCTTGGTTTGCAATGTTATTCGGAGCAGGTATGGGAGTTGGACTAGTGTTTTGGGGTATAGCAGAACCATTATCTCACTTTGTAGCACCACTCGGCATGGAGGGAGGTACTCCTGAAGCTGCAGATTTTGCTATAAGAACTTCATTTACGCATTGGGGTATTCACCCTTGGGCAACTTACAGTGTAATTGGTTTAGCTCTTGCATATTTTCAATATAGAAAAGGTAAACCAGCATTATTAAGTAGTATATTTGAGCCATTGATAGGTGAAAAAGGTGTAAATGGTCCACTAGGTAAATGTATAGACATATTAGCTATTTTTGCTACAGTAGCAGGCGTTACTACATCACTTGGTTTGGGAGTTAAGCAAATAAATAGTGGAATTAATTATTTGTTTGGTGTACCAGAAACATTGCTTATTCAAATAATTATTATAGTTATATTTAGTGTTATTTATATATGGTCAGCAGTAGCTGGAGTTGAAAAGGGTATTAAAAAGGTTTCAGATATGAATTTATATTTAGCGTTTGGACTTATGGTAGTAGCAGTAATTGTAGGTCCAAGACTTGCTATGATAGATAGCTTTACAAATGGAATTGGACAATATATAGGAAACTTTTTTGGCGATAGCTTTTATACAAACACCTATGGCGACAATGACTGGGTAAACGAATGGAGAATTTTTTACTGGTCATGGTGGATTGCTTGGGCACCTTTTGTAGGAGCATTTATAGCAAGAATATCAAAAGGTAGAACAATTAGAGAATTTATATTGGGTGTTGTTATAGCCCCAGCTATAGGTTCAATGGTGTGGTTTGCAATATTTGGTACACTTGGAATTGACTTAGGTATTAAAGGTGTATTATCAACAGAAATATTAGCTAGTATAACTGCAGCACCAGAAACAGCATTGTTTGTTGTTATGGAACAATATCCTTTAGGTTCGATATTATCAATTATATCAATAGTGTTGATTTGTACATTTTTCGTTACATCAGCTAATTCAGGTACATTTGTATTATCAATGTTATCGTCTAATGGAAATTTAAATCCACCAAACAGCAAAAAAATAGTTTGGGGTGTAGTTCAATCATCTCTAGCAATAGGTTTATTAATAGCGGGCGGATTAAAACCATTGCAAACTATATCAATTATTGCAGCGTTTCCATTTATATTTATAATGGTGTTTGCATGCATTTCAATGGTTAAAGCATTAAAACAAGAGCAGATTAAATAA
- the grdH gene encoding betaine reductase selenoprotein B: MKKAVMYLNQFFGQIGGEDKADYKPQIVEGLVGPATQLNKVLDAEVTHTIICGDNFIGSNTEEAISTIINFLKKVDFDIFVAGPAFQAGRYGVACGHICKAVKKEFNVPVITSMHIENPGVEMFKKDMYITIGGNSAAKMRKDIESLSKIANKLLNSEKVLGPNEEGYYERGIRHQVWLDTKVIAADRVVEMFLNKINGRPFVSELPMPKLDRVSIAPAIKDLSKSKIALVTTGGIVPIDNPDRIQSASATRWGRYNISKMDDLVSGEFKTIHAGFDPAAADADPDVIVPVDSMKIYEKEGKFGKLHDYFYSTVGTGTTQAEAQRMAKEIIPLLKEDNVDAIIMTSTUGTCTRCGATMVKEFERAGFPIVIMCNLLPVAKTVGSNRIVPTISIPYPLGDPSTTKEEQFKLRHHRVEVALDALATDITEQTVFKVRI, from the coding sequence ATGAAAAAAGCAGTTATGTATTTAAATCAATTTTTCGGACAAATAGGTGGAGAAGACAAGGCGGATTACAAACCACAAATAGTTGAAGGCTTAGTTGGACCTGCGACTCAACTAAATAAAGTATTGGATGCGGAAGTTACACACACAATTATTTGTGGTGATAACTTTATAGGTTCAAATACAGAAGAAGCTATAAGTACTATCATAAATTTTCTTAAAAAAGTAGATTTTGATATATTTGTGGCGGGTCCAGCATTCCAAGCTGGTAGATACGGTGTTGCGTGTGGACATATATGCAAGGCAGTTAAGAAGGAGTTTAACGTTCCAGTTATAACATCTATGCACATCGAAAATCCTGGAGTAGAAATGTTTAAAAAGGATATGTATATCACGATAGGTGGCAATAGTGCCGCTAAAATGAGAAAAGATATCGAGTCACTTTCTAAAATTGCAAACAAATTATTAAATAGTGAAAAAGTATTAGGACCAAACGAAGAAGGTTACTACGAAAGAGGTATTAGACATCAAGTATGGCTAGATACTAAAGTTATAGCAGCAGATAGAGTAGTTGAAATGTTTTTGAATAAAATCAATGGTAGACCTTTTGTTTCAGAATTGCCAATGCCTAAATTAGATAGAGTTTCAATAGCTCCAGCAATTAAGGATTTATCAAAGTCGAAAATTGCTTTAGTCACAACTGGTGGTATTGTACCAATAGATAACCCTGATAGAATACAATCAGCATCTGCAACTAGATGGGGACGATATAATATTTCTAAAATGGATGATTTAGTTTCAGGAGAGTTTAAAACAATACATGCAGGCTTTGATCCAGCAGCAGCTGATGCTGATCCAGATGTAATAGTACCTGTTGATTCAATGAAGATATACGAAAAAGAAGGTAAATTTGGGAAATTACATGATTACTTCTATTCTACAGTTGGAACTGGTACAACACAAGCCGAGGCACAAAGAATGGCAAAAGAAATAATTCCGTTGTTAAAAGAAGATAATGTAGATGCTATTATAATGACTTCTACATGAGGTACTTGTACACGTTGCGGAGCAACTATGGTAAAAGAATTTGAAAGAGCAGGATTCCCAATAGTTATAATGTGTAATCTATTGCCTGTAGCTAAAACTGTTGGTTCAAATAGAATTGTACCAACAATATCTATACCTTATCCACTTGGAGATCCAAGTACAACAAAAGAAGAGCAATTTAAATTAAGACATCACAGAGTAGAAGTTGCATTGGATGCACTTGCTACAGATATAACAGAACAAACTGTTTTCAAAGTTAGAATTTAA
- a CDS encoding glycine/sarcosine/betaine reductase component B subunit, with protein MKLEIGNFHVKDIMFGQKTFFQNGVLTINKQEALDFVREDEHITDADLFIVKPGDMVRLCPVKEAIEPRVKLDGRALFPGYTGELSQAGNGVAHALKECSVLVVGKHWGGFQDGLIDMGGEGAKYTYFSQLKNIVLVADTDEDFEKREQQKTNKALRLAGHKLAEFIANCVKDLEPEDKEVYELEPVTKRNEKTNKLPSVVYVMQPQSQMEDMGYNDLVYGWDANHMLPTFMHPNEVLDGALVSGSFMPCSSKWSTYDFQNTPVIKRLYQEHGKTLNFLGVIMSNLNVALDQKNRSAMYVAQIAKSLGADGAIVSEEGYGNPDADFVACIVALEDAGVKTVGITNECTGRDGQSQPLVSLDEKLTAIVSCGNVSELIELPPMPLVLGELEALARDGLSGGWANDELLGPSVRSDGSIVMENNAMFCGDQVIGWSTKTMKEF; from the coding sequence ATGAAATTAGAAATTGGTAATTTTCATGTAAAAGATATTATGTTTGGTCAAAAAACATTTTTCCAAAATGGTGTTTTAACAATCAACAAACAAGAAGCGTTGGATTTTGTTAGAGAAGATGAACATATAACTGATGCAGATTTGTTTATAGTAAAACCAGGAGATATGGTTAGACTTTGTCCAGTAAAAGAGGCGATAGAGCCTAGAGTTAAATTAGATGGTAGAGCATTATTTCCAGGTTATACTGGAGAATTATCTCAAGCTGGAAATGGAGTTGCACATGCTCTTAAAGAGTGCAGCGTTTTAGTTGTAGGTAAACACTGGGGAGGTTTTCAAGATGGCCTAATAGATATGGGTGGTGAAGGCGCTAAATATACATATTTTTCACAACTGAAAAATATAGTCTTAGTTGCTGACACAGATGAAGATTTTGAAAAAAGAGAACAGCAAAAAACGAATAAAGCTTTGAGATTAGCAGGACATAAATTAGCTGAATTTATAGCAAATTGTGTAAAAGACTTAGAGCCAGAGGATAAAGAGGTTTATGAGTTAGAACCGGTTACAAAAAGAAATGAAAAAACTAACAAATTACCATCAGTAGTATATGTTATGCAACCACAGTCACAAATGGAAGATATGGGATACAATGATTTAGTTTATGGTTGGGATGCTAATCATATGTTGCCAACATTTATGCATCCAAACGAGGTTTTAGATGGTGCATTAGTTTCAGGTAGTTTCATGCCTTGTTCTTCAAAATGGTCTACTTATGACTTTCAAAACACACCAGTTATAAAAAGATTATATCAAGAACATGGAAAAACACTTAATTTCTTAGGTGTAATAATGTCAAACTTAAATGTTGCCTTAGATCAAAAAAATAGGTCTGCAATGTATGTAGCACAAATAGCTAAAAGCTTAGGTGCGGATGGAGCAATAGTTTCGGAAGAGGGATATGGTAATCCAGATGCTGACTTTGTTGCTTGTATAGTAGCTTTAGAGGATGCAGGAGTAAAAACAGTTGGTATAACTAATGAATGTACAGGTAGAGATGGTCAGTCACAACCTCTTGTATCATTAGATGAAAAATTAACAGCTATTGTTTCTTGTGGAAATGTTTCAGAGTTGATTGAATTACCTCCTATGCCACTAGTATTAGGAGAACTTGAAGCTCTAGCAAGAGATGGTTTGTCAGGTGGATGGGCTAACGATGAATTACTAGGACCATCAGTTAGATCAGACGGTTCAATTGTTATGGAAAACAATGCTATGTTCTGTGGTGACCAAGTAATAGGTTGGTCAACAAAAACAATGAAGGAATTTTAA